In Halopseudomonas xinjiangensis, a single genomic region encodes these proteins:
- a CDS encoding c-type cytochrome encodes MKKIVGTLVVAFAVFATAVAGVVYFGVISVAADEPHSAVVHDFLEVARNRSIAVRSESIDVPDLKGADNIQAGSGNYDAMCASCHLTPGQSASELSKGLYPSPPDLTQTGLSGDPARTFWIIKHGIKASGMPAWGQSMADQYIWEMVAFLDELPSLNAEEYRTLVASSGGHQHGGGETAPHGDHHSGTEAAGGHAENHHGAAEASQPSPAQPSTHIHADGKEHLHEH; translated from the coding sequence ATGAAAAAAATAGTGGGCACGTTGGTGGTAGCGTTCGCAGTGTTTGCGACCGCTGTCGCCGGAGTTGTGTATTTTGGCGTGATCAGTGTGGCAGCGGACGAGCCACACTCAGCAGTCGTCCACGATTTTCTTGAGGTGGCTCGAAACCGGTCAATAGCGGTTCGCTCGGAGTCGATCGACGTTCCCGATCTCAAGGGCGCTGACAACATTCAGGCTGGCTCGGGTAATTACGATGCGATGTGTGCCAGTTGCCATCTCACGCCAGGGCAGAGCGCGTCGGAGCTTAGCAAGGGGCTATATCCGTCTCCTCCCGACCTGACTCAGACCGGGCTCAGTGGAGACCCCGCGAGAACATTCTGGATCATCAAACATGGCATCAAGGCTTCCGGCATGCCCGCTTGGGGCCAAAGCATGGCTGATCAGTACATCTGGGAGATGGTGGCATTTCTGGACGAGTTACCGTCGCTGAACGCTGAGGAGTATCGAACGCTGGTTGCCTCCAGTGGAGGCCATCAGCATGGCGGAGGCGAAACGGCCCCACACGGTGATCATCACAGCGGCACAGAAGCAGCGGGTGGCCACGCAGAGAACCATCACGGCGCGGCTGAAGCAAGCCAGCCTTCCCCGGCGCAGCCGAGTACGCACATCCATGCCGACGGCAAGGAACATCTACATGAGCATTAA
- a CDS encoding copper resistance protein B codes for MVTLLSVASPVSVLAAEGHTGHQGASPPIERSEQSPSMSHSQHGSSKAGHGSMQHGDMDHSQMDHGGMQHGDMDQSSGRPMQSNTHGARDVNGVAQPSFIPALTDADRAAAFPAIQGHTVHDKKPYAFLLFDQLEYQNADEGSALAWELGGWWGGDIDRVWLRSEGERTNGITEEAEVHVLWGHAVGPWWELVGGVRQDFKPGSPQTWAAVGLQGMALYGLEVEATAYLGEGGQTAARLEAEYDVLLTNRLVLQPVAELNFHGKDDSSRGIGSGLSEAEAGLRLRYEIAREFAPYVGVSWGRSYGQTADFTREEGEENESARFVAGVRMWF; via the coding sequence ATGGTGACTTTGCTGAGCGTGGCCTCCCCAGTCAGCGTGCTCGCAGCCGAAGGACACACGGGACATCAGGGTGCCTCTCCTCCTATTGAGCGAAGCGAACAGTCCCCGAGCATGAGCCACAGCCAGCACGGCTCGAGCAAAGCGGGCCATGGTTCGATGCAGCACGGCGATATGGATCATAGCCAGATGGACCATGGTGGGATGCAGCACGGCGATATGGACCAAAGCTCCGGCCGGCCAATGCAAAGCAACACGCACGGGGCTCGCGATGTAAATGGGGTAGCCCAGCCCTCGTTTATCCCAGCTTTGACCGATGCTGACCGGGCGGCTGCGTTTCCAGCCATTCAGGGACACACGGTCCATGACAAGAAGCCTTACGCTTTTCTGCTCTTCGATCAGCTTGAGTATCAGAACGCCGATGAAGGCAGCGCACTGGCATGGGAGCTTGGCGGATGGTGGGGAGGAGATATTGACCGGGTCTGGTTGCGTTCTGAGGGTGAGCGTACCAATGGCATTACAGAAGAAGCTGAGGTGCACGTGTTATGGGGACACGCTGTCGGCCCCTGGTGGGAGCTAGTCGGGGGTGTCAGACAGGACTTCAAACCAGGCTCACCACAGACCTGGGCTGCAGTCGGCCTGCAAGGGATGGCGTTGTATGGACTGGAAGTAGAGGCCACAGCGTACCTCGGCGAAGGTGGGCAGACCGCTGCACGGCTGGAAGCAGAATATGACGTTCTGCTAACCAACCGTCTTGTGCTGCAGCCGGTGGCGGAGCTGAATTTCCATGGCAAGGATGACTCCAGTAGAGGAATTGGCTCTGGCTTGAGCGAGGCCGAAGCCGGCTTGCGCCTTCGCTATGAAATAGCCCGTGAGTTCGCCCCCTATGTCGGCGTTAGCTGGGGTAGAAGCTATGGGCAAACAGCTGACTTTACCCGAGAGGAAGGTGAAGAAAATGAGTCGGCGCGCTTCGTCGCTGGCGTGAGGATGTGGTTTTAG
- a CDS encoding copper resistance system multicopper oxidase: MQYKTSRRTFVKGLVATGLFGGLGLWRSPVWAVTSPGQPTVLTGTEFDLVIGERPVNITGKPRTALTINGTIPGPLLRWREGDTVTLRVANRLEEDTSIHWHGIILPANMDGVPGLSFHGIAPDGMYEYKFQVNQHGTYWYHSHSGFQEQAGVYGPLVIDAKDPEPFEYDRDYVVMLTDWTDESSEEIMAKLKKQSDYYNFNQRTVGDFIRDAKQDGLGATLADRKMWAQMKMSPTDLADVSGYTYTYLMNGLAPNGNWTGLFKPGEKLRLRFINGSAMSYFDVRIPGLKMTVVAADGLHVEPVSVDEFRIAVAETYDVIVEPEQEQAYTIFAQSMDRTGFARGTLAIREGLGAPVPETDPRPELSMQDMGMDHGSMAGMSHDSAQPMSDMDHAQMGHGSMDHSQMGAMDHGTMGAMGAMQQHPATEEGNPLVDMQTMTPTPKLDDPGLGLRDNGRRTLTYGDLRSTFPDPDGREPSRTIELHLTGHMERFSWSFDGVEFSDAEPLRLTYGERVRITLVNDTMMTHPIHLHGMWSDLEDENGNFLVRKHTIDMPPGSRRSYRVTADALGRWAYHCHLLFHMEMGMFREVRVDERA; this comes from the coding sequence ATGCAATACAAGACGTCGAGACGAACCTTTGTAAAAGGATTAGTCGCAACAGGACTGTTCGGGGGGCTCGGGCTGTGGAGATCTCCAGTCTGGGCAGTGACCAGTCCCGGGCAGCCAACCGTCCTTACCGGAACCGAATTTGACCTGGTCATTGGCGAGAGGCCTGTGAACATCACGGGCAAACCGCGGACTGCGCTCACCATCAATGGCACGATTCCTGGCCCTTTGCTGCGTTGGCGGGAGGGCGATACGGTCACCTTGCGGGTGGCCAATCGCCTTGAAGAAGACACCTCCATTCATTGGCATGGGATTATTCTCCCAGCGAATATGGATGGCGTCCCGGGGCTAAGTTTCCATGGCATCGCTCCGGACGGAATGTATGAGTACAAATTCCAGGTGAACCAGCACGGCACTTACTGGTACCACAGCCACTCAGGGTTCCAGGAACAGGCCGGAGTTTATGGTCCGTTGGTCATCGACGCGAAGGATCCAGAGCCATTCGAGTACGATCGCGATTATGTCGTCATGCTGACTGACTGGACTGACGAGAGCTCGGAAGAAATCATGGCCAAGCTGAAGAAACAGTCCGACTACTACAACTTCAATCAGCGTACCGTCGGTGACTTCATTCGCGATGCCAAGCAGGATGGGCTGGGCGCGACGCTGGCCGATCGCAAGATGTGGGCGCAAATGAAGATGAGCCCGACAGACCTGGCCGACGTAAGTGGCTACACCTACACCTATCTGATGAACGGCCTAGCGCCTAACGGCAACTGGACGGGACTGTTCAAGCCTGGCGAGAAGCTCCGGCTGCGCTTCATCAACGGTTCGGCTATGAGCTACTTCGACGTTCGTATCCCCGGGTTGAAAATGACCGTCGTGGCGGCGGACGGGCTTCATGTCGAGCCGGTTAGTGTCGACGAATTTCGGATCGCGGTGGCCGAGACGTATGACGTAATAGTAGAGCCTGAGCAGGAACAGGCGTACACCATCTTCGCTCAGTCGATGGATCGCACTGGCTTCGCTCGTGGCACCCTAGCCATTCGTGAGGGCTTGGGCGCGCCAGTTCCCGAGACAGATCCCAGGCCCGAACTCAGCATGCAGGACATGGGGATGGATCACGGAAGCATGGCCGGGATGAGTCATGATTCCGCTCAGCCGATGTCGGACATGGACCACGCTCAGATGGGGCACGGTTCGATGGACCACAGTCAAATGGGAGCCATGGACCACGGGACCATGGGCGCGATGGGTGCAATGCAGCAGCATCCTGCCACCGAAGAGGGAAACCCTCTGGTCGATATGCAGACCATGACGCCGACGCCAAAGTTGGATGACCCGGGGCTTGGGTTACGCGACAACGGCCGCCGTACGTTGACTTATGGCGACCTGAGAAGCACCTTCCCCGATCCGGATGGGCGCGAGCCGAGCAGAACCATCGAACTGCATCTTACCGGTCATATGGAACGGTTTTCGTGGTCGTTCGATGGCGTAGAATTTTCCGACGCCGAGCCGCTGCGTCTCACTTACGGTGAGCGGGTTCGCATCACACTGGTCAACGACACGATGATGACCCACCCGATTCACTTGCATGGAATGTGGAGCGATCTGGAGGACGAAAACGGCAATTTCCTGGTACGCAAACACACGATCGATATGCCTCCGGGCTCCAGGCGCAGTTATCGCGTCACGGCCGATGCGTTGGGCCGCTGGGCCTATCACTGCCATTTGCTGTTCCATATGGAAATGGGCATGTTCCGTGAAGTCCGTGTCGATGAACGAGCCTAA
- a CDS encoding four-helix bundle copper-binding protein, with protein sequence MMNAKLQSCIQACSNCAIVCQTCAAACLGEDDVKMMARCIKLDMDCADICQLAANFMARDSEYAADICRLCAQICRACGEECKKHEADHCQRCAEACMACAEECERMAG encoded by the coding sequence ATGATGAATGCCAAATTGCAATCCTGCATCCAGGCCTGTAGCAACTGTGCGATCGTTTGCCAGACGTGCGCTGCTGCCTGCCTCGGCGAAGACGACGTGAAAATGATGGCTCGATGCATCAAGCTCGACATGGATTGCGCCGATATTTGCCAGCTCGCTGCCAATTTTATGGCTCGAGACAGCGAGTACGCCGCAGACATCTGCCGCCTCTGCGCTCAGATATGCCGCGCCTGTGGCGAAGAGTGCAAAAAACATGAGGCTGACCATTGCCAACGCTGCGCTGAAGCCTGCATGGCCTGCGCCGAAGAATGCGAACGGATGGCTGGCTAA
- a CDS encoding heavy metal response regulator transcription factor, translated as MKILVAEDEPKTGVYLKQGLTEAGFNVDLVTNGTDAAHQALGERYDLLVLDVMMPGLDGWQVLEKVRTAGRETPALFLTARDRVEDRVKGLELGADDYLIKPFAFSELLARVRSLLRRGSSSTAQTMLTIEDLRLDLLKRRVERGGRRIDLTAKEFKLLELLLRRRGEVLSKSLIASKVWDINFDSDTNIIEVAIRRLRAKIDDEFPVKLIHTVRGMGYFIDGTGTA; from the coding sequence GTGAAAATCCTAGTTGCCGAAGACGAGCCGAAAACTGGCGTCTACCTTAAACAGGGCTTGACGGAAGCAGGGTTCAACGTGGATCTGGTAACCAACGGGACTGACGCGGCCCATCAGGCGCTCGGTGAACGGTATGATCTACTAGTGCTCGATGTGATGATGCCAGGACTAGACGGCTGGCAAGTACTCGAAAAAGTGCGTACTGCAGGAAGGGAAACCCCTGCGTTGTTTCTCACTGCCAGAGATCGGGTCGAGGACAGGGTCAAAGGCCTTGAGCTGGGCGCCGACGATTACCTCATTAAACCGTTTGCGTTTTCCGAACTTCTTGCTCGGGTCCGATCGCTGCTACGCCGAGGAAGCAGCAGCACCGCTCAGACGATGCTTACCATTGAGGATTTGCGGTTGGATCTCCTCAAGCGAAGAGTGGAGCGCGGAGGGCGGCGGATCGATCTGACTGCCAAGGAATTCAAGCTGCTCGAATTGCTGCTTCGCCGACGCGGCGAAGTATTGTCCAAATCGCTCATCGCCTCGAAAGTGTGGGACATTAATTTCGATAGCGACACCAATATCATCGAGGTGGCCATTCGCCGGCTACGGGCGAAAATTGACGATGAGTTTCCGGTCAAGTTGATCCATACCGTGCGAGGCATGGGCTATTTTATCGACGGAACGGGCACTGCTTAG
- a CDS encoding heavy metal sensor histidine kinase, whose protein sequence is MSRLSLRGRMALLFVIVVTAVLSLAAVSFDYFCRLHFQQQDAAVLEGKVSALESLLSRGSSLEPEMVSDIHQLVDTSFGFAAAILAGDRVIYSHHNLSEELAASLGPRQGERWLIQVGSNRYSGMTERIEGWADGEGGTIHLAMDVTHRTHFFEMIRRWFFYTLIISAALSGALGFVFIRRGLEPISSLSRTSSTITANCLDTRISTESVPSELHELVDNFNAMLERLDQSFLRLSSFSADIAHELRTPLNSMLTQTEVALLKERDSADYKDVLFSTLEELRRMSRMVDDMLFLAKADNGMITPDFEDHDLSAIAAGVLEYYEYAADEKEIKLALHSTGTSKVKGDNLMLRRAISNVMSNAVRYGEPGSTVDIKVSNAREWARLEVSNQGPTIAPDHVDKLFDRFYRIDTARREGNTLNAGLGMAITRSIVEAHEGSIDCHSANGVTTFQMRLPIAVG, encoded by the coding sequence ATGAGCAGATTGTCGCTGCGTGGAAGAATGGCGCTTCTATTCGTGATAGTCGTGACGGCAGTCCTGAGCTTGGCCGCCGTCAGCTTCGATTATTTCTGCCGTTTGCACTTCCAACAACAGGACGCAGCAGTGCTTGAGGGCAAGGTTTCAGCTCTGGAATCACTCCTCTCGCGGGGGAGCAGCCTCGAACCTGAAATGGTTTCGGATATCCACCAGTTAGTCGATACTTCATTCGGCTTCGCCGCAGCGATCTTGGCCGGGGACAGAGTCATCTATTCACATCACAACTTGTCTGAAGAGCTAGCGGCTTCACTCGGCCCCAGGCAAGGCGAGCGATGGCTGATACAGGTTGGCTCCAACCGCTACAGTGGTATGACTGAACGGATCGAGGGATGGGCTGACGGAGAAGGCGGCACCATTCACCTGGCTATGGATGTCACGCACCGCACCCATTTCTTTGAGATGATTCGGCGGTGGTTTTTCTATACGTTGATTATCAGCGCAGCACTTAGTGGCGCGCTTGGCTTTGTCTTCATTCGTCGAGGCCTCGAACCGATTTCAAGCCTGTCCCGAACATCCTCAACCATCACCGCAAACTGTCTGGATACACGTATTTCAACGGAGTCGGTGCCATCTGAACTTCACGAACTGGTGGATAACTTCAACGCCATGTTGGAGCGCCTCGATCAGTCCTTTCTGAGGCTGTCGAGCTTCTCAGCTGATATTGCCCACGAGCTACGCACTCCGCTCAACAGCATGCTAACCCAGACAGAAGTTGCTCTTTTGAAGGAAAGAGACAGTGCTGACTACAAAGATGTCTTGTTTTCGACCCTTGAGGAGCTTCGTCGCATGTCGCGAATGGTCGACGACATGCTTTTTCTAGCCAAGGCCGACAACGGCATGATCACTCCTGATTTTGAGGATCACGACCTGAGCGCGATTGCTGCAGGAGTGCTGGAATATTACGAGTACGCCGCAGATGAGAAAGAGATAAAACTGGCGCTGCACAGCACTGGTACCTCAAAGGTGAAGGGAGACAACTTGATGCTCCGCAGAGCGATCTCGAACGTGATGTCCAATGCTGTCCGCTACGGCGAGCCCGGCTCGACCGTCGACATCAAAGTTTCTAACGCTCGCGAGTGGGCGCGCCTTGAAGTGAGCAATCAAGGACCAACGATCGCGCCAGACCACGTCGATAAGCTGTTTGATCGTTTTTACCGTATCGATACGGCCAGGCGAGAGGGCAACACGCTGAACGCCGGGCTCGGCATGGCCATTACGCGCTCAATTGTCGAGGCGCACGAAGGCTCGATTGACTGCCACTCGGCTAATGGAGTCACGACTTTCCAGATGAGGTTGCCGATAGCTGTTGGCTGA
- a CDS encoding DMT family transporter, with amino-acid sequence MSQPSLSQARARFTSSSIRWGFMWALWCAVLWGAWYVPGSAVWFEAPYVDLSYDTNAEFLLAAAVLTTFNAIAVLFFLFVWNGVLGKWGEYVRTIKQMRHISKWFFIGAIFGGPMAIFGSYLAMGYIGGAFAAISALMYPIIGATLARLWYQEKITRRAALGIFIILAGGVTVYAPGIIGELTGTGDAGWLGYLGGAMAALGWGVEGAIAGRGLDVADPDVGITVRFTAEVLYWVALILPAIFLFTDQPVVELVAATFNWAAMGWLTLAGVTFAFCYVSWYKSFPLIGVGRGQAIAALYGLFAVIFLTAFTLDFPEWNFLAGLALFVTGGFVMYTENDEVLEVVRAVKTDSKPTGATANAANS; translated from the coding sequence ATGAGTCAGCCGAGCCTGAGTCAGGCGCGTGCGCGTTTCACCTCCAGCAGCATCCGCTGGGGGTTCATGTGGGCCCTGTGGTGCGCCGTGCTGTGGGGCGCCTGGTATGTGCCAGGCTCGGCAGTCTGGTTCGAGGCGCCCTACGTCGATCTGAGCTACGACACCAACGCCGAGTTTCTGCTGGCCGCGGCCGTACTGACGACGTTCAATGCCATCGCCGTGCTGTTCTTCCTGTTCGTCTGGAACGGGGTGCTCGGCAAGTGGGGCGAGTACGTTCGCACCATCAAGCAGATGCGCCACATCTCCAAGTGGTTCTTCATCGGTGCGATCTTCGGTGGCCCGATGGCGATCTTTGGCTCGTATCTGGCGATGGGCTACATCGGTGGGGCCTTTGCGGCCATATCGGCGCTGATGTATCCAATCATCGGTGCCACGCTCGCCAGGCTCTGGTATCAGGAAAAGATCACCCGGCGCGCCGCGCTGGGTATCTTCATCATCCTGGCTGGCGGTGTGACCGTGTATGCGCCCGGCATCATCGGCGAGCTGACCGGTACCGGCGACGCTGGCTGGCTGGGTTATCTCGGTGGCGCCATGGCAGCGTTGGGCTGGGGTGTGGAAGGTGCTATCGCTGGCCGTGGGCTGGATGTGGCTGACCCGGATGTTGGCATCACCGTGCGTTTTACCGCCGAAGTGCTGTATTGGGTAGCGCTGATCCTGCCGGCGATCTTTCTGTTCACCGATCAACCGGTGGTGGAACTGGTCGCGGCAACGTTCAACTGGGCAGCCATGGGCTGGCTGACGCTGGCTGGGGTGACCTTCGCCTTCTGTTACGTCTCCTGGTACAAGTCCTTCCCGCTAATCGGGGTAGGGCGCGGACAAGCCATCGCCGCCTTGTACGGGCTGTTCGCGGTGATCTTCCTCACCGCGTTCACCCTCGATTTTCCTGAGTGGAACTTCCTGGCGGGTCTTGCCCTGTTCGTGACCGGCGGATTCGTCATGTACACGGAGAACGACGAGGTGCTGGAAGTCGTGCGCGCCGTGAAGACCGATAGCAAGCCGACTGGCGCCACCGCCAATGCGGCCAACTCGTGA
- a CDS encoding flavin-containing monooxygenase, translated as MSFRVAILGAGPSGLAQLRAFEAARRNGADIPEIVCYEKQSDWGGLWNYTWRTGLDAYGEPVHGSMYRYLWSNGPKECLEFADYSFEEHFGRPIPSYPPRAVLRDYIMGRVAKSNVRQYIRFNTAVHWVAHDEATGKFAVTVRDLKQDELSTEEFDHVIVATGHFSTPNAPYFEGLERFPGRVLHAHDFRDAREFEGKDLLLIGSSYSAEDIGTQCHKYGARSVTFSYRSKPMGFDWPESFAEVPLLTEVVGKTAHFKDGTSKEIDAIILCTGYQHHFPFLPDELTLTTHNRLYPEGLYKGIVSLANPKLMFLGMQDQYYTFNMFDAQAWYARDLMLGRIELPSAEAMEADTREWVAREEQVADPFEAIDFQAAYILDLLEPTDYPEFDVTAVAEIFKQWEHHKEADILGYRNKSYRSTLTGTLAPVHHTPWMDAMDDSLEAFLAEGKSQPAKERA; from the coding sequence GGAACTACACCTGGCGCACCGGGCTCGATGCCTACGGCGAGCCGGTCCACGGCAGCATGTATCGCTATCTCTGGTCGAACGGCCCGAAGGAATGCCTCGAGTTCGCCGACTATAGCTTCGAAGAACACTTCGGCCGGCCGATCCCGTCCTACCCGCCGCGCGCCGTGCTGCGTGACTACATCATGGGGCGTGTCGCCAAGAGCAACGTGCGTCAGTACATCCGCTTCAACACGGCGGTGCACTGGGTAGCCCATGACGAGGCGACCGGCAAATTCGCAGTCACCGTGCGCGATCTGAAACAGGACGAGCTCAGCACCGAAGAGTTCGATCATGTAATCGTCGCCACCGGCCATTTCTCTACGCCCAACGCGCCGTATTTCGAAGGCCTTGAGCGTTTTCCCGGCCGCGTGCTGCATGCCCACGACTTCCGCGATGCGCGTGAGTTCGAGGGCAAGGATCTGCTGCTGATCGGCAGTAGTTACTCCGCCGAAGACATCGGTACCCAGTGCCACAAGTACGGCGCCCGGTCGGTAACCTTCAGCTACCGTTCCAAGCCCATGGGCTTCGACTGGCCGGAGTCCTTCGCCGAAGTGCCGTTGCTCACCGAAGTGGTCGGCAAGACCGCGCATTTCAAGGATGGCACCAGCAAGGAGATCGACGCGATCATCCTGTGCACGGGGTATCAGCATCACTTCCCGTTCCTGCCGGACGAGCTGACGCTGACCACGCACAACCGCCTATACCCGGAAGGCTTGTACAAGGGCATCGTGTCCCTGGCCAATCCCAAGCTGATGTTCCTCGGCATGCAGGATCAGTACTACACCTTCAACATGTTCGATGCCCAGGCCTGGTATGCCCGGGACCTGATGCTAGGACGCATCGAGCTGCCGTCGGCTGAGGCCATGGAGGCCGATACCCGCGAATGGGTAGCCCGCGAGGAGCAAGTGGCCGATCCGTTCGAGGCGATCGATTTCCAGGCAGCGTACATACTCGATCTGCTTGAGCCAACCGACTACCCGGAGTTCGACGTGACCGCCGTTGCCGAGATCTTCAAGCAGTGGGAGCACCACAAGGAAGCGGACATCCTCGGTTATCGCAACAAGAGCTACCGCTCGACGCTGACCGGCACGCTGGCGCCGGTGCACCATACGCCCTGGATGGATGCGATGGACGATTCGCTGGAAGCTTTCCTTGCCGAAGGCAAATCCCAGCCAGCCAAGGAACGCGCATGA